DNA from Kitasatospora herbaricolor:
GGCCTGCCCGTGGTCAACCCGGTCCTCGCGGACGGCACCTTCTCGCCCGAGGTCCCGCTGGTCGGCGGCATCTTCTTCAAGAAGGCCGACGAGGAGCTGGTCAAGGACCTCCAGGAGCGCGGGCTGCTCTTCCGCCACCTCCCGTACGAGCACAGCTACCCGCACTGCTGGCGCTGCCACACCGCGCTGCTGTACTACGCGCAGCCGTCCTGGTACATCCGGACCACCGCCGTCAAGGACGCGCTGATCCGCGAGAACGAGGCGACCAACTGGTTCCCCGAGAACGTCAAGCACGGCCGCTTCGGCGACTGGCTGAACAACAACATCGACTGGGCGCTCTCCCGCAACCGCTACTGGGGCACCCCGCTGCCGATCTGGCGCTGCGAGGAGAACCACCTCACCTGCGTCGGCTCGCTCGCCGAGCTCTCCGAGCTGACCGGTACCGACCAGAGCGACCTCGACCCGCACCGCCCGTACATCGACGACGTCACCTTCGACTGCCGCGAGTGCGGCGGCACCTCCACCCGGGTGCCCGAGGTGATCGACGCCTGGTACGACTCGGGCTCGATGCCCTTCGCCCAGTACGGCTACCCGTACCAGAACAAGGAGCTGTTCGAGAAGCGCTACCCGGCGCAGTTCATCTCCGAGGCGATCGACCAGACCCGCGGCTGGTTCTACACGCTGATGGCCGTCGGCACCCTGGTGTTCGACCGGAACAGCTACGAGAACGTCGTCTGCCTGGGCCACATCCTGGCCGAGGACGGCCGCAAGATGTCCAAGCACCTGGGCAACATCCTGCAGCCCATCCCGCTGATGGACCAGCACGGCGCCGACGCCGTCCGCTGGTTCATGGCGGCCGGCGGCTCCCCCTGGTCGGCCCGTAGGGTCGGCCACGGCACCATCCAGGAGGTGGTCCGCAAGACCCTCCTCACCTACTGGAACACCGTCGCCTTCCAGGCCCTGTACGCCCGCACCACCGGCTGGGCCCCGTCCGCCGCCGACCCGGCCCCGGAGCTGCGCCCGCAGCTCGACCGCTGGGTGCTCTCCGAGCTGCACACCCTCGTCCGCGAGGTCGACGCCTCCCTGGAGGCCTACGACACCCAGCGGGCCGGCAAGCTGCTCTCCGGCTTCGTCGACGACCTCTCCAACTGGTACGTCCGCCGCGGCCGCCGCCGCTTCTGGCAGGGCGACAAGGCGGCCCTCGCCACCCTGCACGAGGCCCTGGAGACCGTCACCCGCCTGATGGCCCCGCTCACCCCCTTCATCACCGAGCAGGTCTGGCAGGACCTCGTCGTCCCGGTCGTCCCCGGCGCCCCCGCCTCCGTCCACCTGGCCGGCTGGCCGGTCGCCGACGAGTCCCTGATCGACACCGACCTCTCCCGCCACATGGCCCTGGTCCGCCGCCTGGTCGAGCTCGGCCGCGCCACCCGCGCGGAGTCCGGCGTCAAGACCCGCCAGCCGCTCTCCCGCGCCCTGATCGCGGCCCAGGGCTGGGACGAGCTGCCCGCCGACCTGCGCGCGCAGATCGCCGAGGAGCTAAACGTCACCGCCCTGGAGTCGCTCGCGGCCGTCGGCGGCTCCCTGGTCGACACCACCGCCAAGGCCAACTTCCGCGCCCTCGGCAAGCGCTTCGGCAAGGGCGTCCAGGACGTCGCCAAGGCCGTCGCCGCCGCCGACGCGGCCGCCCTGGCCGCCGACCTGCGCACCACCGGCACCGCCACCGTCGACCTGAACGGCGAGCCGGTCGCCCTCTCCCCCGACGAGGTCGTCATCACCGAGACCCCGCGCGAGGGCTGGGCGGTCGCCAACGAGTCCGGTGCCACCGTCGCCCTCGACCTCCACATCACCCCGGAGCTCAAGCGCCTCGGCATCGCCCGCGACGCCATCCGGCAGATCCAGGAGGCCCGCAAGAACTCCGGCCTCGACGTCGCCGACCGCATCGTCCTGCGTTGGTCCGCCACCAACGAGGAGACCACCGCGGCGATCACCGAACACGGCGCCCTGGTCGCCGAGGAGGTCCTCTCCCCCGACTTCACCGCCGGCACCGCCGACTGGGAGTCCGAGCCCTTCACCGACGAGTCACTCGGCCTGACCTTCCAGCTCCGCAAGGCCTGACCCGCCCCCGAAGCGGCCGCCCCCTCCCCCGAGGAGGCGGCCGCTTCGCCGTACCCGGCCCACCTTCCCCGTCACTGCCCCACCCCTGCCCCGCCCCACCCCCGCCCCCGATCACTCCTCCCGGTCTCCACCCCTGCCGCCCCACGCCCCACCCCATCCCCTCACCCCCACCCCATCCCCTCACCCCCACCCCACCCCCTCACCCCCACCCCACCCCCTCACCCCCACCCCACCCCACCCCCTCACCCCACCTCACCCCCTTCCCCCCACCGAGGGTGCGCTGCGCGAGGGGGCGGCGGACGGGGTGGGTACGGAGGGGGGCGTGGTGCGCGATTATCGGACTGCCAACGGCGAGAACCCGGCACACGAGGGTCGCCAGTCCGATAATCGTGCAGCCCCCCGTAGTACCCACCCCGGGAGCCGACCCCGCAACCACCCACCCGAGAGCAACCACCCACCAAGCCCCACGCGCAGCGCAGCGCCCCCCACCCGCACAACAAAAAAGCGCTCCCCCCGCAGCCGAAGCCACAGAGGGAGCGCCCAGTACTACCGCCTAGCAGGACAACCTAGTTGTCCCCGTCCTCGTCGATCAGGAAGCCCCGCATCGGCGCCGGAGCCTGCTGCATCGGCTGCGGAGGCTGCGGGCGGACCGCCGCCATCGGCTGGGTCATCCCGGCCGGAGCCATCTGCGGTGCACCCGATCCACCGGACGCCTGGCCGGCGCCGCCGAAGGAGGGCTGGCCGCTGCCGCCGCCGAAGGAGCTCTGCCCGCCGAAGGACTGGCCGCCGAAGGACTGCTGCCCGCCCCCGAAGGAGGGCTGGCCGCTGCTCATCGCCGAGGCGCCGGCCGAGGCCATCGACGACGCGGCCGGCGGCAGCGAAGCGGTGGCCGGGATGCGCGGCGGGGCCAGCGAGTCGTCCGCCTGCGACTCCAGCTGGCGCAGCTGGGTCTCCAGGTAGGACTTCAGGCGCGTGCGGTACTCGCGCTCGAAGGCACGAAGGTCCTCGACCTTGCGCTCCAGCGTGGCCCGCG
Protein-coding regions in this window:
- the ileS gene encoding isoleucine--tRNA ligase, which translates into the protein MSTYNPVPAQVDLPALEHRILSFWQDNKVFQQSLEQSEGRPEWVFYEGPPTANGMPGAHHIEARVFKDVFPRYRTMKGYHVARKAGWDCHGLPVELAVEKELGFSGKQDIETYGIAEFNAKCRESVTRHTDAFAELTTRMGYWVDLDEAYRTMDPSYVQSVWWSLKQIFDKGLLVQDHRVAPWCPRCGTGLSDHELAQGYETVVDPSVFVRFPLTSGPLAGRAALLVWTTTPWTLVSNTAAAVHPDVTYVVATDGTEQLVVAEPLLAKALGEGWEATGERFTGAEMERWTYRRPFDLVEIENAHYVLNAEYVTTEDGTGIVHQSPAFGADDLATCRKYGLPVVNPVLADGTFSPEVPLVGGIFFKKADEELVKDLQERGLLFRHLPYEHSYPHCWRCHTALLYYAQPSWYIRTTAVKDALIRENEATNWFPENVKHGRFGDWLNNNIDWALSRNRYWGTPLPIWRCEENHLTCVGSLAELSELTGTDQSDLDPHRPYIDDVTFDCRECGGTSTRVPEVIDAWYDSGSMPFAQYGYPYQNKELFEKRYPAQFISEAIDQTRGWFYTLMAVGTLVFDRNSYENVVCLGHILAEDGRKMSKHLGNILQPIPLMDQHGADAVRWFMAAGGSPWSARRVGHGTIQEVVRKTLLTYWNTVAFQALYARTTGWAPSAADPAPELRPQLDRWVLSELHTLVREVDASLEAYDTQRAGKLLSGFVDDLSNWYVRRGRRRFWQGDKAALATLHEALETVTRLMAPLTPFITEQVWQDLVVPVVPGAPASVHLAGWPVADESLIDTDLSRHMALVRRLVELGRATRAESGVKTRQPLSRALIAAQGWDELPADLRAQIAEELNVTALESLAAVGGSLVDTTAKANFRALGKRFGKGVQDVAKAVAAADAAALAADLRTTGTATVDLNGEPVALSPDEVVITETPREGWAVANESGATVALDLHITPELKRLGIARDAIRQIQEARKNSGLDVADRIVLRWSATNEETTAAITEHGALVAEEVLSPDFTAGTADWESEPFTDESLGLTFQLRKA